Proteins encoded together in one Chaetodon auriga isolate fChaAug3 chromosome 20, fChaAug3.hap1, whole genome shotgun sequence window:
- the LOC143339000 gene encoding myosin-binding protein C, fast-type-like isoform X4, which translates to MPEPVPADKPEGQDALPADGADSDADGDEPGSTELTGLFVEKPPENVVAVTGTDVTFIARVDSTTLTRKPTMKWLKGKWLDLGSKAGKHMQFKETYDRNTKIYTYEMKIIKVVPGDAGGYRCEVTAKDKCDSSTFEISVESAQQEEQADILSAFKRADAGEDEGDLDFSALLKATKKKKKPEKEEPDIDVWELLKSAHPSEYEKIAFQYGITDLRGMLKRLKKMKVEIKPSEAFLNKLESCYSVDKGKKIVLKCEVVDPNVQVKWLKNGQEIKPSAKYVMEANGNVRTLTINKTNLSDDAAYECVVGEDKCFTEVFVKEPPVTITKLMDDYHVVVGERVEFEIEVSEEGAHVMWFFEDIELHKEKDSTKYRFKKDGRKHTLIIQEATLDDIGMYHAWTNGGHTKGELEVEEKQLEVLQDIADLTVKATDQALFKCEVSDDKVTGKWYKDGVEVLPSERIKMTHIGRFHRLLIDDVKPEDAGDYTFVPDGYALSLSAKLNFLEIKIDYVPRQDPPKIHLDTTGNMVSQNTIIVVAGNKLRLDVEITGEPAPVAVWSRGDQPITNTEGRIRVESRKDLSCFVIEGAEREDEGNYTITVTNPAGEDKAMLFVKIVDVPDPPEHVKCTSVGEDCATIIWEPPKFDGGAPLKGYLMERKKKGSSRWTKLNFDVYNSTTYEAKRMIEGVLYEMRVFAVNSIGMSQPSLNSKPFMPIAPTSEPTRLTVHDVTDSTCSLKWLAPEKIGAGGLDGYVIEYCKEGDTQWVVANTDLCERQGYVVRGLPVGEKINFRVVAVNIAGRSPPATLSQPVTIREIMEYPKIRLPRDLRTKYIRKVGEKINLTIPFQGKPRPVATWYKDGQPIDPKMVNVRNSNIDSILFIRSAEREHSGKYELVLQIENMEDRATIEIRIVERPGPPLNVKVSEVWGFNAALEWEPPKDDGNCEITGYTIQKADMKTKEWFTIYEHNRRTNCTASDLIMGNEYMFRIYSENLCGLSEEPRQSKNTAVIVKTGLVHKQNPYKERDVSCVPKFTQPLVDRSVVAGYSTAISCAVKGFPRPKIVWMKNKMIIGEDPKYLMQNNQGVLTLNIRKPSTFDGGKYSCMAVNDLGKDEVECQLNVRVATEPEKK; encoded by the exons ATGCCTGAGCCAGTCCCTGCAG ATAAGCCAGAGGGGCAGG ATGCACTCCCAGCAGACGGAG CAGATTCAGACGCTGATGGGGATG aGCCTGGGTCAACTGAGCTCACTGGGCTCTTTGTGGAAAAGCCACCAGAAAATGTAGTCGCTGTGACAG GAACGGATGTCACTTTCATAGCCAGGGTGGACTCCACCACCCTGACAAGAAAGCCCACGATGAAATGGCTGAAGGGCAAGTGGCTTGACCTCGGCAGCAAGGCTGGGAAACATATGCAGTTCAAAGAGACCTATGACAGAAATACTAAG ATCTACACTTATGAAATGAAGATCATCAAAGTGGTCCCTGGAGACGCTGGGGGCTACAGGTGTGAGGTGACGGCGAAAGACAAGTGTGACAGCTCCACCTTTGAGATCTCTGTTGAGT ctgcacagcaggaggagcaggcagaTATTTTGTCTGCCTTCAAGAGAGC GGATGCTGGAGAAGATGAGGGAGACCTGGATTTCAGCGCTCTGCTGAAAGCCACTAAGAA GAAGAAGAAGCCTGAAAAGGAGGAACCAGACATAGATGTGTGGGAATTGCTTAAGAGTGCCCATCCGAGCGAGTATGAGAAAATCGCCTTTCAGTATGGCATCACTGACCTGAGGGGCATGCTGAAGCGTCTGAAAAAGATGAAGGTCGAGATCAAGCCCAGCGAAG CTTTCCTGAACAAGCTTGAGTCTTGCTACTCGGTGGACAAGGGCAAGAAGATTGTCCTGAAGTGTGAGGTGGTGGATCCCAACGTCCAAGTCAAATGGTTGAAGAACGGCCAGGAGATCAAACCCTCAGCCAA GTATGTCATGGAGGCAAATGGAAACGTCAGAACGCTAACCATCAATAAGACGAACCTGTCTGATGATGCGGCGTACGAGTGTGTGGTCGGGGAGGACAAGTGTTTCACAGAGGTGTTTGTCAAAG AGCCCCCTGTGACGATCACCAAGCTGATGGATGACTACCACGTGGTTGTTGGAGAGAGAGTGGAGTTTGAGATCGAGGTGTCGGAGGAGGGCGCCCATGTCATGTG GTTCTTCGAGGATATAGAGCTTCACAAGGAAAAGGATTCCACAAAGTATCGCTTCAAGAAGGACGGAAGGAAGCACACGCTCATCATCCAGGAGGCTACGCTGGATGACATTGGAATGTACCATGCTTGGACAAACGGGGGGCATACCAAaggagagctggaggtggaAG AAAAGCAACTGGAGGTGTTGCAGGACATTGCTGATCTGACAGTCAAGGCAACAGACCAGGCTTTGTTTAAGTGTGAGGTGTCTGATGACAAGGTCACGGGAAAGTGGTACAAAGATGGAGTGGAGGTCCTGCCAAGCGAACGCATCAAAATGACCCACATCGGAAG gtTTCATCGGCTGCTCATTGATGACGTGAAGCCAGAGGATGCTGGAGACTACACGTTTGTTCCTGATGGATATGCTCTGTCACTTTCTGCCAAACTCAACTTCttgg AAATTAAGATCGACTATGTGCCTAGACAAG ATCCTCCAAAGATCCACCTGGACACCACTGGAAACATGGTGTCCCAAAACACCATCATTGTGGTGGCGGGCAACAAGCTCCGTCTGGATGTGGAGATCACAGGAGAGCCGGCACCCGTCGCTGTTTGGTCAAGAGGAGATCAA CCAATTACAAACACTGAGGGGCGTATAAGGGTGGAGTCAAGGAAAGACCTGAGCTGCTTCGTCAtagagggggcagagagagaagatgagggCAACTACACCATCACTGTCACCAACCCTGCTGGAGAGGACAAGGCCATGCTGTTTGTGAAGATTGTGG ACGTGCCTGACCCCCCCGAGCACGTCAAGTGCACATCGGTGGGAGAGGACTGCGCCACCATCATTTGGGAGCCTCCTAAATTTGATGGCGGTGCACCACTCAAAG GTTATCTcatggagaggaagaagaaaggctCCTCCAGATGGACAAAGCTCAACTTTGATGTATACAATTCGACCACATATGAGGCTAAGAGGATGATTGAAGGTGTTCTGTACGAGATGAGGGTCTTTGCTGTCAACAGCATCGGCATGTCTCAGCCAAGTCTCAACTCCAAGCCCTTCATGCCTATTG CCCCAACTAGTGAGCCAACACGTCTGACAGTGCATGATGTGACAGACAGCACATGCAGCCTGAAGTGGCTCGCCCCAGAGAAGATTGGAGCTGGGGGTCTTGACGGTTATGTCATTGAATACTGCAAGGAAGGAG acaCTCAATGGGTGGTGGCAAACACAGACCTTTGTGAGAGGCAAGGATATGTGGTGCGTGGCCTCCCTGTGGGAGAGAAGATCAACTTTAGGGTGGTGGCAGTAAACATCGCTGGACGCAGTCCTCCTGCTACACTGTCACAGCCCGTCACCATCCGTGAGATCATGG AATATCCTAAGATCCGCCTCCCTCGTGATCTGAGAACAAAGTACATCAGGAAAGTAGGAGAAAAGATCAACCTCACCATCCCCTTCCAG GGCAAGCCACGCCCTGTCGCAACTTGGTACAAGGATGGTCAACCCATTGACCCCAAGATGGTCAATGTCCGTAACTCAAACATAGACAGCATCCTCTTCATCcgctcagcagagagagagcactcTGGAAAATATGAGCTGGTGCTACAGATCGAGAACATGGAGGACAGAGCCACCATTGAAATCAGGATTGTTG AAAGGCCTGGACCTCCTTTGAACGTGAAGGTGTCAGAAGTCTGGGGCTTCAATGCAGCGCTGGAGTGGGAGCCCCCCAAAGACGATGGCAACTGTGAGATTACTGGATACACCATCCAGAAGGCAGACATGAAGACtaag gAATGGTTCACCATTTATGAGCACAACAGGCGGACAAACTGCACAGCTTCGGATCTGATCATGGGCAACGAGTACATGTTCCGCATCTACAGTGAAAACCTCTGCGGCCTGAGCGAGGAGCCGCGCCAAAGCAAGAACACGGCCGTCATTGTCAAGACAG GCCTGGTGCACAAACAAAACCCCTACAAGGAGAGGGACGTGTCCTGTGTGCCCAAGTTTACTCAGCCCCTGGTTGACAGATCTGTGGTGGCCGGTTACAGCACCGCCATCAGCTGCGCCGTCAAAGGCTTCCCTAGG CCTAAGATTGTCTGGATGAAGAACAAGATGATCATTGGTGAGGATCCCAAATACTTGATGCAGAACAATCAGGGAGTGCTGACCCTTAACATTCGCAAGCCAAGCACCTTTGATGGAGGCAAATACTCCTGCATGGCTGTCAATGACCTGGGAAAGGACGAAGTGGAGTGCCAGCTGAACGTCCGAG TTGCCACAGAGCCAGAGAAGAAGTGA
- the LOC143339000 gene encoding myosin-binding protein C, fast-type-like isoform X8, which yields MPEPVPADKPEGQEPGSTELTGLFVEKPPENVVAVTGTDVTFIARVDSTTLTRKPTMKWLKGKWLDLGSKAGKHMQFKETYDRNTKIYTYEMKIIKVVPGDAGGYRCEVTAKDKCDSSTFEISVESAQQEEQADILSAFKRADAGEDEGDLDFSALLKATKKKKKPEKEEPDIDVWELLKSAHPSEYEKIAFQYGITDLRGMLKRLKKMKVEIKPSEAFLNKLESCYSVDKGKKIVLKCEVVDPNVQVKWLKNGQEIKPSAKYVMEANGNVRTLTINKTNLSDDAAYECVVGEDKCFTEVFVKEPPVTITKLMDDYHVVVGERVEFEIEVSEEGAHVMWFFEDIELHKEKDSTKYRFKKDGRKHTLIIQEATLDDIGMYHAWTNGGHTKGELEVEEKQLEVLQDIADLTVKATDQALFKCEVSDDKVTGKWYKDGVEVLPSERIKMTHIGRFHRLLIDDVKPEDAGDYTFVPDGYALSLSAKLNFLEIKIDYVPRQDPPKIHLDTTGNMVSQNTIIVVAGNKLRLDVEITGEPAPVAVWSRGDQPITNTEGRIRVESRKDLSCFVIEGAEREDEGNYTITVTNPAGEDKAMLFVKIVDVPDPPEHVKCTSVGEDCATIIWEPPKFDGGAPLKGYLMERKKKGSSRWTKLNFDVYNSTTYEAKRMIEGVLYEMRVFAVNSIGMSQPSLNSKPFMPIAPTSEPTRLTVHDVTDSTCSLKWLAPEKIGAGGLDGYVIEYCKEGDTQWVVANTDLCERQGYVVRGLPVGEKINFRVVAVNIAGRSPPATLSQPVTIREIMEYPKIRLPRDLRTKYIRKVGEKINLTIPFQGKPRPVATWYKDGQPIDPKMVNVRNSNIDSILFIRSAEREHSGKYELVLQIENMEDRATIEIRIVERPGPPLNVKVSEVWGFNAALEWEPPKDDGNCEITGYTIQKADMKTKEWFTIYEHNRRTNCTASDLIMGNEYMFRIYSENLCGLSEEPRQSKNTAVIVKTGLVHKQNPYKERDVSCVPKFTQPLVDRSVVAGYSTAISCAVKGFPRPKIVWMKNKMIIGEDPKYLMQNNQGVLTLNIRKPSTFDGGKYSCMAVNDLGKDEVECQLNVRVATEPEKK from the exons ATGCCTGAGCCAGTCCCTGCAG ATAAGCCAGAGGGGCAGG aGCCTGGGTCAACTGAGCTCACTGGGCTCTTTGTGGAAAAGCCACCAGAAAATGTAGTCGCTGTGACAG GAACGGATGTCACTTTCATAGCCAGGGTGGACTCCACCACCCTGACAAGAAAGCCCACGATGAAATGGCTGAAGGGCAAGTGGCTTGACCTCGGCAGCAAGGCTGGGAAACATATGCAGTTCAAAGAGACCTATGACAGAAATACTAAG ATCTACACTTATGAAATGAAGATCATCAAAGTGGTCCCTGGAGACGCTGGGGGCTACAGGTGTGAGGTGACGGCGAAAGACAAGTGTGACAGCTCCACCTTTGAGATCTCTGTTGAGT ctgcacagcaggaggagcaggcagaTATTTTGTCTGCCTTCAAGAGAGC GGATGCTGGAGAAGATGAGGGAGACCTGGATTTCAGCGCTCTGCTGAAAGCCACTAAGAA GAAGAAGAAGCCTGAAAAGGAGGAACCAGACATAGATGTGTGGGAATTGCTTAAGAGTGCCCATCCGAGCGAGTATGAGAAAATCGCCTTTCAGTATGGCATCACTGACCTGAGGGGCATGCTGAAGCGTCTGAAAAAGATGAAGGTCGAGATCAAGCCCAGCGAAG CTTTCCTGAACAAGCTTGAGTCTTGCTACTCGGTGGACAAGGGCAAGAAGATTGTCCTGAAGTGTGAGGTGGTGGATCCCAACGTCCAAGTCAAATGGTTGAAGAACGGCCAGGAGATCAAACCCTCAGCCAA GTATGTCATGGAGGCAAATGGAAACGTCAGAACGCTAACCATCAATAAGACGAACCTGTCTGATGATGCGGCGTACGAGTGTGTGGTCGGGGAGGACAAGTGTTTCACAGAGGTGTTTGTCAAAG AGCCCCCTGTGACGATCACCAAGCTGATGGATGACTACCACGTGGTTGTTGGAGAGAGAGTGGAGTTTGAGATCGAGGTGTCGGAGGAGGGCGCCCATGTCATGTG GTTCTTCGAGGATATAGAGCTTCACAAGGAAAAGGATTCCACAAAGTATCGCTTCAAGAAGGACGGAAGGAAGCACACGCTCATCATCCAGGAGGCTACGCTGGATGACATTGGAATGTACCATGCTTGGACAAACGGGGGGCATACCAAaggagagctggaggtggaAG AAAAGCAACTGGAGGTGTTGCAGGACATTGCTGATCTGACAGTCAAGGCAACAGACCAGGCTTTGTTTAAGTGTGAGGTGTCTGATGACAAGGTCACGGGAAAGTGGTACAAAGATGGAGTGGAGGTCCTGCCAAGCGAACGCATCAAAATGACCCACATCGGAAG gtTTCATCGGCTGCTCATTGATGACGTGAAGCCAGAGGATGCTGGAGACTACACGTTTGTTCCTGATGGATATGCTCTGTCACTTTCTGCCAAACTCAACTTCttgg AAATTAAGATCGACTATGTGCCTAGACAAG ATCCTCCAAAGATCCACCTGGACACCACTGGAAACATGGTGTCCCAAAACACCATCATTGTGGTGGCGGGCAACAAGCTCCGTCTGGATGTGGAGATCACAGGAGAGCCGGCACCCGTCGCTGTTTGGTCAAGAGGAGATCAA CCAATTACAAACACTGAGGGGCGTATAAGGGTGGAGTCAAGGAAAGACCTGAGCTGCTTCGTCAtagagggggcagagagagaagatgagggCAACTACACCATCACTGTCACCAACCCTGCTGGAGAGGACAAGGCCATGCTGTTTGTGAAGATTGTGG ACGTGCCTGACCCCCCCGAGCACGTCAAGTGCACATCGGTGGGAGAGGACTGCGCCACCATCATTTGGGAGCCTCCTAAATTTGATGGCGGTGCACCACTCAAAG GTTATCTcatggagaggaagaagaaaggctCCTCCAGATGGACAAAGCTCAACTTTGATGTATACAATTCGACCACATATGAGGCTAAGAGGATGATTGAAGGTGTTCTGTACGAGATGAGGGTCTTTGCTGTCAACAGCATCGGCATGTCTCAGCCAAGTCTCAACTCCAAGCCCTTCATGCCTATTG CCCCAACTAGTGAGCCAACACGTCTGACAGTGCATGATGTGACAGACAGCACATGCAGCCTGAAGTGGCTCGCCCCAGAGAAGATTGGAGCTGGGGGTCTTGACGGTTATGTCATTGAATACTGCAAGGAAGGAG acaCTCAATGGGTGGTGGCAAACACAGACCTTTGTGAGAGGCAAGGATATGTGGTGCGTGGCCTCCCTGTGGGAGAGAAGATCAACTTTAGGGTGGTGGCAGTAAACATCGCTGGACGCAGTCCTCCTGCTACACTGTCACAGCCCGTCACCATCCGTGAGATCATGG AATATCCTAAGATCCGCCTCCCTCGTGATCTGAGAACAAAGTACATCAGGAAAGTAGGAGAAAAGATCAACCTCACCATCCCCTTCCAG GGCAAGCCACGCCCTGTCGCAACTTGGTACAAGGATGGTCAACCCATTGACCCCAAGATGGTCAATGTCCGTAACTCAAACATAGACAGCATCCTCTTCATCcgctcagcagagagagagcactcTGGAAAATATGAGCTGGTGCTACAGATCGAGAACATGGAGGACAGAGCCACCATTGAAATCAGGATTGTTG AAAGGCCTGGACCTCCTTTGAACGTGAAGGTGTCAGAAGTCTGGGGCTTCAATGCAGCGCTGGAGTGGGAGCCCCCCAAAGACGATGGCAACTGTGAGATTACTGGATACACCATCCAGAAGGCAGACATGAAGACtaag gAATGGTTCACCATTTATGAGCACAACAGGCGGACAAACTGCACAGCTTCGGATCTGATCATGGGCAACGAGTACATGTTCCGCATCTACAGTGAAAACCTCTGCGGCCTGAGCGAGGAGCCGCGCCAAAGCAAGAACACGGCCGTCATTGTCAAGACAG GCCTGGTGCACAAACAAAACCCCTACAAGGAGAGGGACGTGTCCTGTGTGCCCAAGTTTACTCAGCCCCTGGTTGACAGATCTGTGGTGGCCGGTTACAGCACCGCCATCAGCTGCGCCGTCAAAGGCTTCCCTAGG CCTAAGATTGTCTGGATGAAGAACAAGATGATCATTGGTGAGGATCCCAAATACTTGATGCAGAACAATCAGGGAGTGCTGACCCTTAACATTCGCAAGCCAAGCACCTTTGATGGAGGCAAATACTCCTGCATGGCTGTCAATGACCTGGGAAAGGACGAAGTGGAGTGCCAGCTGAACGTCCGAG TTGCCACAGAGCCAGAGAAGAAGTGA
- the LOC143339000 gene encoding myosin-binding protein C, fast-type-like isoform X7, with amino-acid sequence MPEPVPADKPEGQDALPADGEPGSTELTGLFVEKPPENVVAVTGTDVTFIARVDSTTLTRKPTMKWLKGKWLDLGSKAGKHMQFKETYDRNTKIYTYEMKIIKVVPGDAGGYRCEVTAKDKCDSSTFEISVESAQQEEQADILSAFKRADAGEDEGDLDFSALLKATKKKKKPEKEEPDIDVWELLKSAHPSEYEKIAFQYGITDLRGMLKRLKKMKVEIKPSEAFLNKLESCYSVDKGKKIVLKCEVVDPNVQVKWLKNGQEIKPSAKYVMEANGNVRTLTINKTNLSDDAAYECVVGEDKCFTEVFVKEPPVTITKLMDDYHVVVGERVEFEIEVSEEGAHVMWFFEDIELHKEKDSTKYRFKKDGRKHTLIIQEATLDDIGMYHAWTNGGHTKGELEVEEKQLEVLQDIADLTVKATDQALFKCEVSDDKVTGKWYKDGVEVLPSERIKMTHIGRFHRLLIDDVKPEDAGDYTFVPDGYALSLSAKLNFLEIKIDYVPRQDPPKIHLDTTGNMVSQNTIIVVAGNKLRLDVEITGEPAPVAVWSRGDQPITNTEGRIRVESRKDLSCFVIEGAEREDEGNYTITVTNPAGEDKAMLFVKIVDVPDPPEHVKCTSVGEDCATIIWEPPKFDGGAPLKGYLMERKKKGSSRWTKLNFDVYNSTTYEAKRMIEGVLYEMRVFAVNSIGMSQPSLNSKPFMPIAPTSEPTRLTVHDVTDSTCSLKWLAPEKIGAGGLDGYVIEYCKEGDTQWVVANTDLCERQGYVVRGLPVGEKINFRVVAVNIAGRSPPATLSQPVTIREIMEYPKIRLPRDLRTKYIRKVGEKINLTIPFQGKPRPVATWYKDGQPIDPKMVNVRNSNIDSILFIRSAEREHSGKYELVLQIENMEDRATIEIRIVERPGPPLNVKVSEVWGFNAALEWEPPKDDGNCEITGYTIQKADMKTKEWFTIYEHNRRTNCTASDLIMGNEYMFRIYSENLCGLSEEPRQSKNTAVIVKTGLVHKQNPYKERDVSCVPKFTQPLVDRSVVAGYSTAISCAVKGFPRPKIVWMKNKMIIGEDPKYLMQNNQGVLTLNIRKPSTFDGGKYSCMAVNDLGKDEVECQLNVRVATEPEKK; translated from the exons ATGCCTGAGCCAGTCCCTGCAG ATAAGCCAGAGGGGCAGG ATGCACTCCCAGCAGACGGAG aGCCTGGGTCAACTGAGCTCACTGGGCTCTTTGTGGAAAAGCCACCAGAAAATGTAGTCGCTGTGACAG GAACGGATGTCACTTTCATAGCCAGGGTGGACTCCACCACCCTGACAAGAAAGCCCACGATGAAATGGCTGAAGGGCAAGTGGCTTGACCTCGGCAGCAAGGCTGGGAAACATATGCAGTTCAAAGAGACCTATGACAGAAATACTAAG ATCTACACTTATGAAATGAAGATCATCAAAGTGGTCCCTGGAGACGCTGGGGGCTACAGGTGTGAGGTGACGGCGAAAGACAAGTGTGACAGCTCCACCTTTGAGATCTCTGTTGAGT ctgcacagcaggaggagcaggcagaTATTTTGTCTGCCTTCAAGAGAGC GGATGCTGGAGAAGATGAGGGAGACCTGGATTTCAGCGCTCTGCTGAAAGCCACTAAGAA GAAGAAGAAGCCTGAAAAGGAGGAACCAGACATAGATGTGTGGGAATTGCTTAAGAGTGCCCATCCGAGCGAGTATGAGAAAATCGCCTTTCAGTATGGCATCACTGACCTGAGGGGCATGCTGAAGCGTCTGAAAAAGATGAAGGTCGAGATCAAGCCCAGCGAAG CTTTCCTGAACAAGCTTGAGTCTTGCTACTCGGTGGACAAGGGCAAGAAGATTGTCCTGAAGTGTGAGGTGGTGGATCCCAACGTCCAAGTCAAATGGTTGAAGAACGGCCAGGAGATCAAACCCTCAGCCAA GTATGTCATGGAGGCAAATGGAAACGTCAGAACGCTAACCATCAATAAGACGAACCTGTCTGATGATGCGGCGTACGAGTGTGTGGTCGGGGAGGACAAGTGTTTCACAGAGGTGTTTGTCAAAG AGCCCCCTGTGACGATCACCAAGCTGATGGATGACTACCACGTGGTTGTTGGAGAGAGAGTGGAGTTTGAGATCGAGGTGTCGGAGGAGGGCGCCCATGTCATGTG GTTCTTCGAGGATATAGAGCTTCACAAGGAAAAGGATTCCACAAAGTATCGCTTCAAGAAGGACGGAAGGAAGCACACGCTCATCATCCAGGAGGCTACGCTGGATGACATTGGAATGTACCATGCTTGGACAAACGGGGGGCATACCAAaggagagctggaggtggaAG AAAAGCAACTGGAGGTGTTGCAGGACATTGCTGATCTGACAGTCAAGGCAACAGACCAGGCTTTGTTTAAGTGTGAGGTGTCTGATGACAAGGTCACGGGAAAGTGGTACAAAGATGGAGTGGAGGTCCTGCCAAGCGAACGCATCAAAATGACCCACATCGGAAG gtTTCATCGGCTGCTCATTGATGACGTGAAGCCAGAGGATGCTGGAGACTACACGTTTGTTCCTGATGGATATGCTCTGTCACTTTCTGCCAAACTCAACTTCttgg AAATTAAGATCGACTATGTGCCTAGACAAG ATCCTCCAAAGATCCACCTGGACACCACTGGAAACATGGTGTCCCAAAACACCATCATTGTGGTGGCGGGCAACAAGCTCCGTCTGGATGTGGAGATCACAGGAGAGCCGGCACCCGTCGCTGTTTGGTCAAGAGGAGATCAA CCAATTACAAACACTGAGGGGCGTATAAGGGTGGAGTCAAGGAAAGACCTGAGCTGCTTCGTCAtagagggggcagagagagaagatgagggCAACTACACCATCACTGTCACCAACCCTGCTGGAGAGGACAAGGCCATGCTGTTTGTGAAGATTGTGG ACGTGCCTGACCCCCCCGAGCACGTCAAGTGCACATCGGTGGGAGAGGACTGCGCCACCATCATTTGGGAGCCTCCTAAATTTGATGGCGGTGCACCACTCAAAG GTTATCTcatggagaggaagaagaaaggctCCTCCAGATGGACAAAGCTCAACTTTGATGTATACAATTCGACCACATATGAGGCTAAGAGGATGATTGAAGGTGTTCTGTACGAGATGAGGGTCTTTGCTGTCAACAGCATCGGCATGTCTCAGCCAAGTCTCAACTCCAAGCCCTTCATGCCTATTG CCCCAACTAGTGAGCCAACACGTCTGACAGTGCATGATGTGACAGACAGCACATGCAGCCTGAAGTGGCTCGCCCCAGAGAAGATTGGAGCTGGGGGTCTTGACGGTTATGTCATTGAATACTGCAAGGAAGGAG acaCTCAATGGGTGGTGGCAAACACAGACCTTTGTGAGAGGCAAGGATATGTGGTGCGTGGCCTCCCTGTGGGAGAGAAGATCAACTTTAGGGTGGTGGCAGTAAACATCGCTGGACGCAGTCCTCCTGCTACACTGTCACAGCCCGTCACCATCCGTGAGATCATGG AATATCCTAAGATCCGCCTCCCTCGTGATCTGAGAACAAAGTACATCAGGAAAGTAGGAGAAAAGATCAACCTCACCATCCCCTTCCAG GGCAAGCCACGCCCTGTCGCAACTTGGTACAAGGATGGTCAACCCATTGACCCCAAGATGGTCAATGTCCGTAACTCAAACATAGACAGCATCCTCTTCATCcgctcagcagagagagagcactcTGGAAAATATGAGCTGGTGCTACAGATCGAGAACATGGAGGACAGAGCCACCATTGAAATCAGGATTGTTG AAAGGCCTGGACCTCCTTTGAACGTGAAGGTGTCAGAAGTCTGGGGCTTCAATGCAGCGCTGGAGTGGGAGCCCCCCAAAGACGATGGCAACTGTGAGATTACTGGATACACCATCCAGAAGGCAGACATGAAGACtaag gAATGGTTCACCATTTATGAGCACAACAGGCGGACAAACTGCACAGCTTCGGATCTGATCATGGGCAACGAGTACATGTTCCGCATCTACAGTGAAAACCTCTGCGGCCTGAGCGAGGAGCCGCGCCAAAGCAAGAACACGGCCGTCATTGTCAAGACAG GCCTGGTGCACAAACAAAACCCCTACAAGGAGAGGGACGTGTCCTGTGTGCCCAAGTTTACTCAGCCCCTGGTTGACAGATCTGTGGTGGCCGGTTACAGCACCGCCATCAGCTGCGCCGTCAAAGGCTTCCCTAGG CCTAAGATTGTCTGGATGAAGAACAAGATGATCATTGGTGAGGATCCCAAATACTTGATGCAGAACAATCAGGGAGTGCTGACCCTTAACATTCGCAAGCCAAGCACCTTTGATGGAGGCAAATACTCCTGCATGGCTGTCAATGACCTGGGAAAGGACGAAGTGGAGTGCCAGCTGAACGTCCGAG TTGCCACAGAGCCAGAGAAGAAGTGA